The following are from one region of the Stanieria cyanosphaera PCC 7437 genome:
- a CDS encoding glycosyltransferase family 2 protein: protein MKKKPLVSIIINNYNYANFIAEAINSALRQTYQPIEIIVVDDGSTDNSRTIINHFQAAIIPIFKENGGQASAFNAGFAASSGDIICFLDADDIFVPKKVAEVVTTLQNNPELNWCFHDVQLVDQNGKQTLNNSPKNPSFKCDLRASIQQGKITGTAHYFEIPPTSGLCFNRGLLEQILPMPEGKGISIGDSYLQHAALYLSPGFVLGKPLVLQRIHNNNRFTLTKNHQQTQAKIYILLSYWLKHNFPALKKLTDKYIALSLSLIWYYQISDFNQKLFQDYFKSLTIKEKNLIRLRAIYYILRKIFNEFSLNSIIKKNLSERWQN, encoded by the coding sequence ATGAAAAAAAAACCTTTGGTTAGCATCATAATTAATAATTATAATTATGCAAATTTTATTGCTGAAGCGATTAACAGTGCTTTACGACAAACTTATCAACCCATAGAAATTATTGTGGTTGATGATGGTTCTACGGATAATTCTCGAACAATCATCAATCATTTTCAAGCAGCAATCATACCAATTTTTAAAGAAAATGGCGGTCAAGCTTCTGCTTTTAATGCAGGGTTTGCTGCAAGTTCAGGAGACATAATTTGTTTTCTTGATGCTGATGATATCTTTGTACCTAAAAAAGTAGCAGAAGTAGTAACTACATTGCAAAACAACCCAGAACTAAACTGGTGTTTTCATGATGTTCAATTAGTAGATCAAAATGGCAAGCAAACATTAAATAATAGTCCCAAAAATCCTTCTTTCAAATGTGACCTCAGAGCCAGTATTCAACAAGGTAAAATTACAGGCACTGCTCATTATTTTGAAATTCCACCTACTTCAGGACTATGTTTTAATCGCGGTTTGCTTGAGCAAATTTTACCAATGCCTGAAGGAAAAGGAATTAGTATTGGCGACTCTTATTTACAACACGCTGCCTTATACTTAAGTCCAGGTTTTGTGTTAGGCAAACCTCTAGTTTTACAAAGAATTCACAATAATAACCGCTTTACTTTAACTAAAAATCATCAACAAACTCAGGCGAAAATTTATATACTTTTAAGTTATTGGCTTAAACACAATTTTCCTGCTTTAAAAAAACTTACAGATAAATATATTGCCTTAAGTTTATCTTTGATCTGGTATTACCAAATTTCGGATTTTAATCAAAAATTATTTCAAGATTATTTTAAGTCTTTAACTATCAAAGAAAAAAATTTAATTAGATTGCGAGCAATTTATTATATTTTAAGAAAAATATTTAATGAGTTTTCTTTGAATTCAATTATTAAAAAGAATCTAAGTGAAAGATGGCAAAACTGA
- a CDS encoding flippase: MRKKLFAFSNKLSSPNLRKILSNISWLLIERILRMGVGFFVLAWIARYLGTAQFGLLNYGIAFVDLFGNLADLGLNQIIIRDLVSEPERKNEILGTAFILRTLAGVGTFLLSLIAIFVLRPEDQLSQILVLILALRLVFQPIDVVDQLFQSQVQAKYGVWARNTSFLIISVVRVILLETQASLIAFAWTFLIESLIANIFIAIAYQKTTGKIINWRSKLLRAKQMMRVSWPLILSSLAIVVYLRIDQVMLGQLASNQEVGIYSAAVKLSEVWPFMVLAIVKSFSPAIISAKQVSEELYYQKIQKLANLLTLIVYAIAIPMTFLSHFLVVFVFGSEYAAAGTVLSIHIWASVFGFLGYIKEVWIATEELTKFALAASVLGAILNIILNWWLIPIYGAVGAAIATVISYGFADYIMCFLYPPARPMGRVMTKAMTLNGLFKNR, encoded by the coding sequence ATGCGTAAAAAGCTTTTTGCCTTTTCTAATAAACTGAGTAGCCCAAACCTCAGAAAAATTCTCAGCAATATCAGTTGGTTGTTAATTGAGAGAATTTTACGAATGGGTGTCGGTTTTTTCGTGCTAGCTTGGATTGCCAGATATTTAGGAACTGCTCAATTTGGTTTATTAAATTATGGAATAGCTTTTGTCGATCTGTTTGGTAATCTAGCTGATTTAGGATTAAATCAAATCATAATTAGGGATTTAGTCAGTGAACCAGAGCGAAAAAATGAGATTTTAGGCACAGCTTTTATTTTAAGAACGCTTGCTGGAGTAGGAACTTTTTTGCTCAGTTTGATCGCAATTTTCGTGCTTCGTCCTGAAGACCAACTGAGTCAAATTTTAGTTCTAATTCTAGCTCTTCGACTTGTGTTTCAACCGATTGATGTTGTAGACCAACTATTTCAATCTCAGGTACAAGCTAAATATGGTGTTTGGGCAAGAAATACGTCATTTTTGATTATTTCAGTAGTCAGAGTTATCCTGCTAGAAACTCAAGCTTCTTTGATTGCCTTTGCGTGGACATTTTTGATCGAAAGTTTGATTGCCAACATTTTTATAGCGATCGCTTATCAAAAAACTACAGGCAAAATTATCAATTGGCGGAGTAAACTGCTGAGAGCCAAACAGATGATGAGAGTAAGCTGGCCACTGATTTTATCCAGTTTAGCTATTGTAGTTTACCTGCGGATCGATCAAGTTATGCTTGGTCAACTAGCTAGCAATCAAGAAGTGGGAATTTATTCAGCAGCAGTGAAACTGTCAGAGGTATGGCCTTTTATGGTCTTGGCAATTGTTAAGTCTTTTTCTCCTGCTATTATTAGTGCCAAACAAGTCAGTGAAGAGCTTTATTACCAAAAAATTCAGAAACTTGCTAATTTATTAACTCTCATTGTTTATGCGATCGCCATACCCATGACCTTTTTGTCTCACTTTTTAGTAGTGTTTGTGTTTGGTTCGGAGTATGCAGCAGCAGGAACGGTTTTATCAATTCATATTTGGGCTTCAGTTTTTGGTTTTTTAGGCTATATCAAAGAAGTTTGGATTGCTACCGAAGAATTAACTAAATTTGCTTTAGCAGCTAGTGTTTTGGGTGCAATTTTAAATATTATTTTAAATTGGTGGTTAATTCCTATTTATGGCGCAGTGGGAGCAGCGATCGCCACAGTCATTTCTTATGGCTTTGCCGATTATATTATGTGTTTTCTGTATCCTCCTGCTCGTCCAATGGGTCGGGTCATGACTAAAGCAATGACTTTAAATGGTTTATTCAAAAATCGCTAA
- a CDS encoding GumC family protein, with the protein MEMPTPPEDLDFQKYWLILKRHSVPATGVFLITVIIAALLALFSEKKYEAAGKLKFIKENATSALVTEAGEKIGRLDALKFEGSPVDTEAEVIRSAPVVQKTIQTLNLKDDKGELITYETFLRNLEVTNIPDTDILQVSYQDPDPQQAQLIVDTLMDNYVNQNVSVNRTAASSAKEFITQQLPKTEQQLKQAEANLRAFQEKYQVVNLGVESQLSVNQLGDIDNRIDQVKANLGKVNERIRELELKLGISSQEALSLNTLNDSPAVQQLVTKLKDVENQLASERSRFQDNNPSIIALQEEKAYLEQELARRTGRSIGSVGGNLQTGDIEKGLAQNLVNYEVERKSLAKELQSLTEAKANYRQRSNLLPQLQEQQRDLERKLEVAQTAYQTLLRNLQQAQIAENQNVNNAQIVSPAIASEFPVTLSKSAMLAAGLFAGSLLYVVTALILELRDPSLKTTKEVRSLLNYRLLGMIPHSQPQKFLPGVEMQEPTVPGRLVQEVPHSLMSEAYRMVQANLQFLEHQEDLKSIVITSSIPQEGKSTVSSNLATAVAQLGKKVLLIDADVHHPQQQEIWELDNSVGLLDVLQNQNLLDQAIKSVIPNLDVLTAGKALPNALALLNSPQMRSLFEELQQDYDLIIFDTPPLLLFADALTIGKLADGILMVVRPGVIEPSSANASKEMLEQSGQKILGLVVNGVVTKYEPDSYYYHAKAYAKNYGNRYVTTITQSNENQNN; encoded by the coding sequence ATGGAAATGCCAACACCACCAGAAGATTTAGATTTTCAAAAATATTGGCTAATTTTAAAGCGTCATAGTGTTCCAGCGACTGGAGTTTTTTTAATAACAGTTATAATTGCAGCTTTGTTAGCTTTATTTTCCGAAAAAAAATACGAAGCTGCTGGTAAGCTTAAATTTATTAAAGAAAATGCTACTTCTGCTTTAGTTACTGAAGCAGGAGAAAAAATTGGCAGATTAGATGCTTTAAAATTTGAAGGTTCTCCTGTTGATACAGAAGCTGAAGTGATTCGTTCTGCACCAGTTGTTCAAAAAACAATTCAAACTTTAAATTTAAAGGATGACAAAGGTGAATTAATTACTTACGAGACTTTTTTAAGAAATTTAGAAGTTACCAATATTCCCGATACAGATATTTTGCAAGTCAGCTATCAAGACCCAGACCCGCAACAAGCACAGTTGATTGTTGACACTTTAATGGATAACTATGTCAATCAAAATGTCTCTGTCAATCGTACAGCAGCATCTTCAGCCAAAGAGTTTATTACTCAACAGTTACCCAAAACTGAACAACAATTAAAACAAGCTGAAGCAAATTTAAGAGCTTTTCAAGAAAAATATCAGGTTGTTAATCTGGGAGTGGAAAGTCAATTATCTGTTAATCAATTGGGAGACATAGATAATCGAATCGATCAGGTTAAAGCCAATTTAGGTAAAGTTAACGAAAGAATTCGAGAATTAGAACTTAAATTAGGTATTAGCTCTCAAGAAGCTTTAAGTTTAAACACTTTGAATGATTCTCCAGCAGTTCAACAGTTGGTTACCAAGCTAAAAGATGTTGAAAATCAATTAGCAAGCGAGCGAAGCCGTTTTCAGGACAATAATCCCAGTATTATTGCTCTCCAAGAAGAAAAAGCTTATTTAGAACAAGAACTAGCTCGTAGAACAGGACGCTCCATCGGTTCTGTTGGTGGTAATCTGCAAACAGGAGACATTGAAAAAGGACTTGCTCAAAATTTGGTTAATTATGAAGTTGAGCGCAAATCTTTAGCAAAAGAATTACAATCGCTCACTGAAGCTAAAGCAAATTACAGACAAAGGTCTAATCTTCTACCTCAACTACAAGAGCAACAGAGAGATTTGGAGCGAAAATTGGAAGTTGCTCAAACAGCGTATCAAACTTTACTGAGAAATCTTCAACAAGCACAAATTGCTGAAAATCAGAATGTTAATAATGCGCAGATAGTTAGTCCTGCGATCGCATCAGAGTTTCCTGTAACCTTAAGTAAGTCGGCGATGCTCGCTGCTGGATTATTTGCTGGTAGTTTGTTGTATGTTGTCACAGCTTTGATTCTTGAACTGAGAGATCCTTCTTTAAAAACTACCAAAGAAGTACGCAGTTTGTTGAATTACAGACTATTAGGAATGATTCCTCATTCTCAACCCCAGAAATTTTTACCAGGGGTGGAGATGCAAGAACCTACTGTACCAGGACGTTTAGTTCAAGAAGTTCCTCATTCTTTGATGAGTGAAGCTTACCGAATGGTACAAGCGAATTTACAATTTTTGGAGCATCAGGAAGATTTAAAATCAATTGTCATAACTAGTTCAATTCCTCAAGAAGGAAAATCGACAGTTTCGTCGAATTTAGCTACTGCAGTTGCTCAATTAGGCAAAAAAGTACTGTTGATCGATGCCGATGTTCATCATCCTCAGCAACAAGAGATCTGGGAATTAGACAACTCAGTTGGTTTGCTCGATGTACTTCAAAATCAAAATCTGCTCGACCAAGCAATTAAATCGGTTATTCCTAATTTAGATGTGTTGACGGCAGGTAAAGCTTTGCCTAATGCTTTGGCTTTACTAAATTCTCCTCAAATGCGATCGCTCTTTGAGGAATTACAACAAGATTATGACTTAATTATTTTTGATACACCACCATTATTATTGTTTGCTGATGCACTAACTATCGGTAAATTAGCAGATGGAATTTTAATGGTAGTTCGTCCTGGTGTAATTGAACCTAGTAGTGCTAATGCTAGTAAAGAAATGTTAGAACAATCAGGACAAAAGATTTTAGGCTTAGTTGTTAATGGAGTAGTTACTAAATATGAACCAGACAGTTACTACTATCATGCCAAAGCTTACGCTAAAAACTACGGTAACAGATATGTAACGACTATAACTCAGTCGAACGAAAATCAAAACAATTAA
- a CDS encoding glycosyltransferase family 4 protein, translated as MITSAKLGKSFHNKQTDKRKNFITANPEIQPTRVIMLGPSLQEQGGMGAVSNLIIESATPEIQFQHISTWNGPNLTKLESLQVFCLAIWQLIGLLLQQKVDLLHLHLSERGSAWRNSGLILIALLFNKPVILHAHGAEFHTFHARLNPIFRKFLNWILQKPTYLIVLSESWRKFYISHCHIPAQKVVVLHNPVDFPQQLPTKNQDEQFKLLFLGKINQRKGIYDLLKAIALVKAELSHKIKLIIAGSGEINETLNLAQELGIEEKIDFCGWVNREQRNQLLAQVDLFLLPSYNEGLPMALLEAMSWAIPVITTPVGGIGEVIFHSETGWLVEPGNSQQLKTAIECLLENLDLRDKISQAARNKVAAFSIQKYSISLSKLYQDALKICKN; from the coding sequence ATGATTACATCTGCAAAACTAGGAAAATCTTTTCACAATAAACAAACAGACAAACGCAAAAATTTCATAACTGCTAACCCAGAAATACAACCTACTAGAGTAATTATGTTAGGACCGAGTCTTCAAGAACAAGGAGGAATGGGCGCGGTATCTAATTTAATTATAGAGTCAGCTACTCCAGAAATACAATTTCAACATATTAGTACTTGGAATGGGCCTAATCTGACCAAGTTGGAATCTTTGCAAGTATTTTGTTTGGCAATATGGCAATTAATTGGGCTACTTCTACAACAAAAAGTAGATTTACTACATCTTCATTTGTCAGAAAGAGGAAGTGCTTGGCGTAATTCTGGATTAATTTTGATTGCTTTATTGTTTAATAAACCAGTAATTCTTCATGCTCATGGAGCAGAGTTTCATACTTTTCATGCTCGACTTAACCCTATTTTCAGAAAATTTCTGAATTGGATTTTACAAAAACCTACTTATTTAATCGTTTTGTCTGAAAGTTGGAGAAAGTTTTATATTTCTCATTGCCATATTCCCGCTCAAAAAGTAGTTGTATTGCATAATCCTGTAGATTTTCCACAACAACTACCAACTAAAAATCAGGATGAGCAGTTTAAATTATTGTTTCTCGGTAAAATTAATCAACGTAAAGGAATTTATGATTTGCTCAAAGCGATCGCTTTAGTTAAAGCAGAATTAAGTCATAAAATAAAATTAATTATTGCTGGTAGTGGTGAGATTAATGAAACTTTGAACCTGGCTCAAGAGTTGGGAATTGAGGAAAAAATTGATTTTTGTGGTTGGGTAAATCGTGAACAAAGAAATCAATTATTAGCTCAAGTAGATCTTTTTTTGTTACCTTCTTACAATGAAGGTTTGCCAATGGCGTTATTAGAAGCTATGAGTTGGGCAATACCAGTAATTACTACACCCGTAGGTGGCATTGGGGAAGTTATTTTTCACAGCGAAACAGGTTGGTTAGTTGAACCAGGTAATAGCCAACAACTTAAAACTGCGATTGAATGTTTACTAGAAAATTTAGATTTGAGAGACAAAATTAGCCAGGCAGCTAGAAATAAAGTTGCTGCATTTAGCATTCAAAAATACAGCATTTCTTTATCGAAACTTTACCAAGATGCGCTAAAAATATGCAAAAATTAA
- a CDS encoding phosphate/phosphite/phosphonate ABC transporter substrate-binding protein → MFVRSSFKFFSFWLLIPLVAGCSSTTVNSEKITIGVIGYGEEAVSVEKYQQLQEYLAQETNSIVELEPAYNELQALEQIRRNNWSIVFAPPGLAAIAIGQQMYLPIFPLAKVSSLERSVFVVREDSQINQVSQLANQIVALGQPGSAAGYYLPLYDLYGLTLAKIIFAPTPEQLLNLLAQGKAVAGALSENEFERYRSKFGETKFRVIHTSRWIPAGVVLIGPTVERNQQENIKTVMSQAPSELVSDAGYVLGSKIPDYQEFIKLVNKVQPIERQVNNEPVVLVAPQKTSGN, encoded by the coding sequence ATGTTTGTTCGCTCCTCGTTTAAATTCTTCAGTTTCTGGTTATTAATTCCGCTCGTGGCTGGATGCAGTTCGACCACAGTTAATTCCGAAAAAATCACTATTGGTGTGATTGGTTACGGAGAAGAAGCAGTGTCAGTAGAAAAGTATCAACAGTTACAAGAGTACTTAGCCCAAGAAACTAACTCAATTGTTGAACTAGAACCTGCTTATAATGAATTACAGGCTCTAGAACAAATTAGAAGAAATAATTGGTCAATTGTTTTTGCTCCGCCGGGATTAGCAGCAATAGCAATTGGTCAACAAATGTACTTACCTATTTTTCCCTTAGCCAAGGTAAGTAGCTTAGAACGATCAGTTTTTGTAGTTCGTGAAGACAGTCAAATCAATCAAGTTAGTCAATTAGCGAATCAAATTGTTGCTTTGGGTCAACCCGGATCAGCAGCAGGCTATTATTTGCCTCTATATGACTTATATGGTTTAACTTTGGCAAAAATAATTTTCGCTCCTACCCCCGAACAACTGCTTAACCTATTGGCACAAGGAAAAGCGGTAGCGGGAGCTTTATCAGAAAATGAGTTTGAACGTTATCGAAGTAAATTCGGCGAGACTAAGTTTCGAGTTATTCATACTAGTCGCTGGATTCCCGCCGGGGTAGTTCTAATTGGCCCTACCGTCGAGCGTAATCAGCAAGAGAACATTAAAACGGTAATGAGTCAAGCTCCTTCAGAACTAGTTTCCGATGCAGGTTATGTTCTTGGCTCCAAAATTCCTGATTATCAAGAATTTATCAAATTAGTCAACAAAGTACAACCGATTGAAAGACAAGTAAATAATGAACCTGTGGTTTTGGTAGCTCCTCAAAAAACAAGTGGGAATTAA
- a CDS encoding thiamine phosphate synthase encodes MQRAIYRILDTNLDRAREGLRIIEEWCRLGLNNSQLAEECKNMRQELAEWHTAQLRQARDTPGDVGTELTHPKEENRDDIEHLLRANLCRTQEALRVIEEYSKLYKPQLGIAAKQMRYQIYTLESNLLTNHRLQQLQNASLYLVTSPSEQILAVVDAALQAGLTLVQYREKTADDTLRLTQAQQLCQLCHQYGALFLVNDRVDLALAVDADGVHLGQQDLPIALAREILGPQKIIGRSTTNPEEMAKAIAEGADYLGVGPVYETPTKPNKTAAGFDYLRYAAANSPIPWFAIGGIDLNNLNEVLLNGAQRVAVVRAIMQAEQPGMITRQFLSELGRQQRLLDLGTHLI; translated from the coding sequence ATGCAAAGAGCTATTTATCGTATTCTTGATACTAATTTAGATCGTGCTAGAGAAGGATTACGAATAATTGAAGAATGGTGTCGTTTAGGATTAAACAATTCTCAATTAGCCGAAGAATGTAAAAATATGCGACAAGAGCTTGCCGAATGGCACACTGCTCAACTACGCCAAGCTAGGGATACTCCTGGGGATGTGGGAACTGAGTTAACTCATCCTAAAGAAGAAAATCGAGATGATATTGAACATCTGTTAAGAGCCAATCTTTGTAGAACCCAAGAAGCATTAAGAGTAATTGAAGAATATAGTAAGCTCTACAAACCGCAGTTGGGTATAGCTGCCAAACAGATGCGATATCAAATTTATACTTTAGAAAGTAATTTGTTAACTAATCATCGTCTTCAACAACTTCAAAATGCGAGTCTTTATTTGGTAACTTCTCCTTCAGAACAAATTTTGGCAGTAGTCGATGCAGCACTGCAAGCAGGATTGACTTTAGTTCAGTATCGAGAAAAAACGGCTGATGATACTTTGCGATTGACTCAAGCTCAACAATTGTGCCAATTATGTCATCAGTATGGAGCTTTGTTTTTGGTTAATGACCGAGTTGATTTAGCCTTGGCAGTTGATGCTGATGGAGTTCATTTAGGACAACAAGATCTGCCTATTGCCTTAGCTAGAGAAATTTTAGGTCCGCAAAAAATTATTGGTCGCTCGACAACTAATCCTGAAGAGATGGCAAAAGCGATCGCAGAAGGAGCAGATTATCTTGGAGTAGGACCAGTCTATGAAACTCCAACCAAACCGAATAAAACTGCAGCAGGGTTTGATTATCTTCGTTATGCTGCAGCTAATTCGCCGATTCCCTGGTTTGCGATTGGAGGAATTGATTTAAATAATCTCAATGAGGTTTTGCTCAATGGAGCGCAACGAGTGGCAGTAGTTCGCGCTATCATGCAAGCAGAACAACCTGGTATGATTACTCGACAATTTTTGTCTGAGCTAGGTAGGCAGCAAAGGCTTCTAGACCTAGGCACCCACTTAATTTAA
- the thiS gene encoding sulfur carrier protein ThiS — translation MFDTNTTITLQINGEPHSCSALTLLPELLNELGLNPRLLAVEYNGEILHRQYWSATQLQHGDRLEIVTIVGGG, via the coding sequence ATGTTTGATACCAATACCACAATCACTTTACAAATCAACGGCGAACCTCATAGTTGTTCTGCGCTCACTCTATTACCCGAGCTTCTTAACGAATTGGGTTTGAATCCCCGATTACTAGCAGTTGAATATAATGGAGAAATTCTTCATCGTCAATATTGGTCGGCAACTCAATTACAACATGGCGATCGCTTAGAAATCGTAACAATTGTTGGTGGTGGCTAG
- a CDS encoding DUF1517 domain-containing protein, translating to MNRIRPKNTKFWFKSLLVLGLIFTLVFGSANDALAARTGGRIGGGSFRSPSRTYSPPSGGYRSSPSPGYGYGYPGGGGIGFPFLLPFFGFGGFGGLFSILIFIAIANFLVRSFSNAGAGGTVGYSDPTRVSVAQVQVGLLSSARELQQELNQLALTADTGSAAGRAAVLQEAALALLRHPEYWVYGAAESQQTSIDAAEAKFNQLALTERSKFTEETLSNVDSLMRQGYESLPAGGGELSNQLQQESGEYIMATVIVGVEGRLELPKINDSEDLRRALQQIGSIGSDRLLAVEVLWTPQAEGDTLSTNDILAHYPNVKLV from the coding sequence ATGAATCGCATACGTCCAAAAAACACTAAATTCTGGTTTAAATCTTTACTCGTCTTAGGATTAATTTTCACACTGGTCTTTGGTAGTGCTAACGATGCTTTAGCAGCCCGTACAGGAGGCAGAATTGGGGGAGGTTCTTTCCGTTCTCCCAGCCGTACTTACTCTCCTCCTTCAGGTGGTTATCGCTCTAGTCCTAGTCCTGGTTATGGTTATGGCTATCCAGGTGGAGGAGGCATTGGTTTTCCGTTTTTACTTCCTTTCTTTGGTTTTGGTGGCTTTGGTGGTTTATTTTCGATCCTAATTTTTATTGCGATCGCTAATTTTTTGGTCAGAAGTTTCAGTAATGCTGGAGCAGGTGGTACTGTAGGCTATAGCGATCCTACTCGTGTGTCTGTAGCTCAAGTACAAGTAGGTTTGCTTTCTAGTGCCAGAGAACTTCAGCAGGAATTAAATCAATTAGCTTTGACTGCTGATACTGGTTCGGCTGCGGGTCGTGCTGCTGTACTACAAGAAGCAGCTTTGGCTTTATTACGCCATCCTGAATATTGGGTTTATGGTGCAGCAGAATCTCAACAAACTAGTATAGATGCAGCAGAAGCTAAATTTAACCAGTTAGCTTTAACTGAACGTAGCAAATTTACTGAAGAAACTCTGTCTAATGTAGATAGTTTGATGCGTCAAGGTTATGAATCTCTGCCTGCTGGTGGTGGAGAATTAAGCAATCAACTACAACAAGAATCAGGAGAATATATTATGGCTACTGTGATTGTTGGAGTAGAAGGTCGCTTAGAATTACCAAAAATCAATGACTCTGAAGATTTGCGTCGAGCATTACAGCAGATTGGTAGTATTGGTAGCGATCGCTTGTTAGCAGTTGAAGTGTTGTGGACTCCTCAAGCAGAAGGTGACACTCTTAGCACAAACGATATTTTGGCTCATTATCCTAATGTGAAATTAGTTTAA
- the cobU gene encoding bifunctional adenosylcobinamide kinase/adenosylcobinamide-phosphate guanylyltransferase, protein MNSIQADSKQVILVTGASRSGKSEWAEILAQKTNQSVVYIATAIVDSTDPEWQARIIKHQSRRPQQWQTLVVTKDLVTVINNALASECLLIDSLGTWVANLLDLDASIWSEITHNLINSLNTTAAEIILVGEETGWGVVPAYQSGRIFRDRLSDLLRQIGGIADCVYLVVGGHILNLSQLGQPLKQYEG, encoded by the coding sequence ATGAATTCGATTCAAGCAGATTCTAAGCAGGTTATCTTAGTAACTGGAGCATCTCGTTCAGGAAAAAGTGAATGGGCAGAAATACTCGCACAGAAAACTAATCAATCCGTGGTTTATATTGCTACTGCTATCGTAGATTCTACTGATCCAGAATGGCAAGCTAGAATTATTAAACATCAATCTAGAAGACCTCAACAATGGCAAACTTTGGTAGTTACGAAAGATTTAGTAACAGTTATTAATAATGCTTTAGCTTCTGAATGCTTATTAATCGATTCTTTAGGAACTTGGGTTGCCAATTTATTGGACTTAGACGCTTCTATTTGGTCAGAAATTACTCACAATTTAATTAATAGTTTGAATACAACTGCTGCTGAAATAATTTTGGTAGGAGAAGAAACAGGTTGGGGTGTTGTTCCTGCCTATCAATCTGGTAGAATATTTCGCGACCGCTTGAGCGATCTGTTACGACAAATTGGTGGGATTGCTGATTGTGTTTATTTAGTTGTAGGTGGTCACATTTTAAATCTTAGTCAACTAGGACAACCATTAAAACAATATGAAGGATAA
- a CDS encoding glycosyltransferase family 2 protein, whose product MTYLTKKVPVSVLIPAKNEELNLPACLESVAQADEIFIVDSQSEDRSSEIAETFGAKVVQFYFNGRWPKKKNWALENLPFRNDWVLIVDCDERITSELWTEIAQVIETEQYEGYYLNRKVFFLGKWIRYGGKYPDWNLRLFKHQLGRYENLSTEDIPNTGDNEVHEHVILQGKVGYLKEDMLHIDFRDIYQWLARHNRYSNWEARVYYNLLTGKDESGTIGANLFGDAVQRKRYLKKIWVKLPFKPTLRFILFYIIRLGFLDGLPGYIYARLLSQYEYQIGVKLYELQKFGGQLNRTSNSSKLQTPESASVEKNPTATIIN is encoded by the coding sequence ATGACCTATTTAACGAAAAAAGTTCCTGTTTCAGTTTTAATTCCTGCCAAAAATGAGGAACTCAATTTACCAGCTTGTTTAGAAAGTGTAGCTCAAGCAGATGAAATTTTTATTGTTGATTCTCAGAGCGAAGATAGATCGAGTGAAATTGCTGAAACTTTTGGAGCAAAAGTAGTTCAATTTTATTTTAATGGTCGTTGGCCGAAAAAGAAAAACTGGGCTTTAGAAAACTTGCCTTTTCGCAATGATTGGGTGTTAATTGTCGATTGTGATGAAAGAATTACTTCTGAATTATGGACAGAAATAGCTCAAGTAATTGAAACGGAACAATACGAAGGTTATTATTTAAATCGTAAGGTATTTTTCTTGGGTAAATGGATTAGATATGGTGGTAAATATCCTGACTGGAATTTACGTCTATTCAAACATCAATTAGGTCGCTACGAAAACCTAAGTACCGAAGATATTCCTAATACTGGAGATAATGAAGTTCACGAACACGTAATTTTACAAGGAAAGGTTGGTTATCTCAAAGAAGATATGTTGCACATTGACTTTCGAGATATTTATCAATGGTTAGCAAGACATAATCGTTATTCTAATTGGGAAGCAAGGGTTTATTACAATCTACTGACAGGTAAAGATGAAAGCGGAACAATTGGCGCAAATTTATTTGGAGATGCTGTTCAACGCAAACGTTATTTGAAAAAAATTTGGGTAAAATTACCTTTTAAACCGACTTTAAGATTTATTCTTTTTTATATCATTCGTTTGGGTTTTCTTGACGGATTACCAGGTTATATTTATGCTCGTTTATTGAGTCAATACGAATATCAAATAGGCGTGAAACTATACGAACTACAAAAATTTGGTGGTCAGCTTAATCGTACTTCTAATTCATCAAAATTACAGACTCCAGAATCTGCTTCTGTAGAAAAAAATCCAACTGCAACAATAATAAATTAA